The sequence below is a genomic window from Nicotiana tomentosiformis chromosome 6, ASM39032v3, whole genome shotgun sequence.
TGAAATCAACACGAGTAAAGCCCCTGATGAAATGGCCATTACCACCACCTGAACTGCACCACCCACCCAAACAACCCACCACCCCCCTCAATTCACCCCAACCCCAAAACCTCACCACCCCTAATTACTGCCCCACTACTTTCACCACCCTATGTGACCTCCTCAGTGACCCCACTATCCCACCTGGACCTATTCTTGAAAATGCATTGGATAAAGCTGGGATTTTTGAAGTAAATGAGCCTCTGTTTCTTCAACTTTTCACCCATTTTGATTCTTCTCCTAAGCCTTTGTTTACCCTTTACTTATGGGCTGAGAAGAAAGAGCGGTTTAAGTTTTCTGTTACTGTGTTTAATGCTATGGTTAATGCCCTTGGCAAGGGAAGGGAATTTGATTCTGCTTGGAATTTGATACTTGATAGACTCAGTTCTATTGAAAGACCCAATCTTGATACATTTGCAATAATGATCAGACGATATGCAAGGGCAGGTactgtcccccccccccccccccccccccaaaaaaaaaaatcatacatAAAAATGATTAAAACTTCAATGAATGAATTCACTGCACCTCAATTTTAAAGTAGTTTGGGATCATAATTTTACTATGCAGAGGATCTATTATAGCTCAACTAGTTTTAGGCTGGCCGTCAACCTGCTGAAATAATCCTCATTTATCCCATGGTTGAAACCAGCTATGTTTTGCTTAAAATAGGTGATGTTTTAGACTTGTTGACCTCTGATTTTTCAATTCCCCTAGCAAGTGGTGTGCTCACAATCTGATGTCAGTGAGGGGAAAGCTTTGCAATTGAAATTGCTTTTGTACATTATGCTAAAATGCTGCtctgtttatttatttttaaatttaaacttATACACTAAGTTGTTATTTGATATTCAAAGAGTCTAATGTGTTTGATTTTGCTTGTCAGAAAGTAATATTGGGAATATCTATCAGGGCACCCATAAAAGATATTGGTTTGTTATATAATGTGATTATGTTCAGCCAAATTTTGACATGGTAATTCATTTCTGTTACTCCCCCCGTCCTATTTGATGTGATGGTGTTTGACTGGACccggagtttaagaaagaaagctAGACGTTTGAAACTTGTAGGCTAAAACATGCCATACATCATATCATTAAGATTTAAGGGTAAACGGGAAGTTTcaagttaaattgtttctaaatatagaaatatATCATTCTTTTTGTTTTAGGGACAAATTAAAAAGGAAAGTGTCACATAAAATGGGACAACGGGAGTATAATAAAAGAGAGGAAAAACTGTCTTGCTTTAACCATATTGAATGCAGTTATCATGCcaaattgattttctttttctttttctttcctttagTGCCTGCCATTTATATCCAATCCATGATGTCATTGAATGGAAAACCAACTGCAAAAAAAGATCCAGTGCAACGTATCTTCTCTAGTGAATTCATAAAATGACCTCGAACTTTTGGTCACATGAATATTTGGTTTACGCTTGAAAGTTCTAATCATCTTAAGAGTACATGCGTGACGTAAATTTTTGTCTTTGCAGGTATGCTCTTACCAGCAATTCGAACATAtgaattttcttcaaatttagaCTTTATACATGCTTTAGGCTTCGAAAACAACTTATTTGAGATACTATTAGATTCTttaagcaaagaggggcatgtgAGGGTAGCTTCTGAGTATTTTTATAGACGAAAAGGACAAGACACAAATTGGTCGCCATCTATTCGGGCCTATAATATATTGCTAAATGGATGGTTTCGATCAAGAAAGCTCAAGAAAGCTGAGCGGTTGTGGGCTGAGATGAAAAAGGAGGGCATAAAACCTAATGTTGTAACTTATGGTACCCTTGTCGAAGGATTATGCCGGATGTGTAGAGTTGAGATGGCAATTGAATTGATTGGTGAGATGAAAGAGGAAGGAATTGAGCCCAATGCGGTTGTCTACAATCCAATAATAGATGCATTTGGAGAAGCTGGGCGGTTCAAGGAAGCATCAGGAATGATGGAGAGGCTGTCGGTTTTGGAATCTGGTCCAACTCTATCAACTTACAATTCGTTGGTGAAAGGATTCTGCAAGGCAGGAGATCTTATTGGGGCGAGTAAGATTCTTAAGATGATGATAAATAGAGGTTTTATGCCAACAGCAACAACTTATAATTACTTCTTTCGGTACTTCTCCAAGTTTGGGAAGATTGAAGAAGGCTTAAACCTCTATACCAAGATGATTGAATCTGGATATGTTGCAGATCGACTAACATACCATCTGCTGGTAAAGATGCTATGTGAGCAGGATAGATTGGATCTGGCAATGCAAATTATCCAAGAGATGAGGGCAAAGGGTTTTGATTTGGACTTGGCTACAAGTACCATGCTTATAC
It includes:
- the LOC104096701 gene encoding pentatricopeptide repeat-containing protein At5g11310, mitochondrial: MKALNIRRSIISLTSLLSHLTTTQKNPNSKLFSTHSKLKSTRVKPLMKWPLPPPELHHPPKQPTTPLNSPQPQNLTTPNYCPTTFTTLCDLLSDPTIPPGPILENALDKAGIFEVNEPLFLQLFTHFDSSPKPLFTLYLWAEKKERFKFSVTVFNAMVNALGKGREFDSAWNLILDRLSSIERPNLDTFAIMIRRYARAGMLLPAIRTYEFSSNLDFIHALGFENNLFEILLDSLSKEGHVRVASEYFYRRKGQDTNWSPSIRAYNILLNGWFRSRKLKKAERLWAEMKKEGIKPNVVTYGTLVEGLCRMCRVEMAIELIGEMKEEGIEPNAVVYNPIIDAFGEAGRFKEASGMMERLSVLESGPTLSTYNSLVKGFCKAGDLIGASKILKMMINRGFMPTATTYNYFFRYFSKFGKIEEGLNLYTKMIESGYVADRLTYHLLVKMLCEQDRLDLAMQIIQEMRAKGFDLDLATSTMLIHLFCKMHRFDDAIEWFRDMIRRGLVPQYLTYQRMCNDLKKQGMTEKVQKLRDMMVSTPHSEKLPNTYIEDGDSSHTRRKSIIEKADKMSDILQTCRNPRQLVKRRTPLENAVLSANQLIENISKRVELV